A portion of the Pseudomonas sp. GR 6-02 genome contains these proteins:
- a CDS encoding DUF2986 domain-containing protein, which produces MNRRKKINQLLKANAKKASAKLAPKSKTKYISKADRLKLAAEAGQDAITCAES; this is translated from the coding sequence ATGAATCGTCGTAAAAAAATAAATCAGTTATTAAAGGCTAACGCCAAAAAGGCCAGCGCCAAACTGGCACCGAAAAGCAAGACTAAATACATTAGTAAAGCTGACCGATTGAAGCTGGCGGCTGAAGCCGGTCAGGACGCAATCACTTGCGCTGAGAGCTGA